A single genomic interval of Malania oleifera isolate guangnan ecotype guangnan chromosome 11, ASM2987363v1, whole genome shotgun sequence harbors:
- the LOC131167412 gene encoding uncharacterized protein LOC131167412, with amino-acid sequence MLFDGAVNVWGHGIGAVLISLDGKHYPVVAKLTFPCTNNMAEYEACVLGLQAAMDRGVKRLTIRGDSALVIYQLTREWETQDSKLVSYREYIQKMIEGFDSISFSHMPRENNMMPDALATLAPLFKVEEGVKIETIQIRVQSKPAHCMVVEEAD; translated from the coding sequence ATGTTGTTTGATGGGGCAGTCAATGTTTGGGGACATGGAATAGGTGCGGTGCTCATATCCCTGGATGGGAAACATTATCCAGTGGTAGCTAAGCTCACCTTCCCTTGCACTAACAACATGGCCGAATACGAGGCGTGTGTACTGGGTTTGCAGGCCGCTATGGATCGGGGTGTCAAGCGACTAACAATAAGGGGAGATTCAGCCTTGGTCATCTACCAGCTAACCAGAGAATGGGAAACTCAGGATTCCAAGCTAGTATCGTATCGTGAGTACATTCAAAAGATGATAGAAGGGTTTGACAGTATCAGTTTCTCTCATATGCCAAGAGAGAACAACATGATGCCTGATGCGTTGGCTACGCTGGCGCCTTTGTTCAAGGTGGAAGAAGGAGTGAAGATCGAAACTATCCAAATCAGAGTACAGTCCAAACCTGCCCACTGTATGGTGGTAGAGGAGGCCGACTAA